GTGAACAGTAACTTGTGAACAGTGTCGTGTGAACAGTAACTCGTGAACAGTGCGTCATGAACAGTGAAATTCCAGAATTAAGTAACTAATAGATTAAATCCACAAGTCATTAAAAACAGTAATTAAAAGCAAGCAAAACATTAAGAACTATCACCAAACTAAAATTAGTCCTAATTTACAGAAACTGGGCATTCGcgcgtctccaagtttaaatccaaaAACCTAACCAATAGAGTtcagaaaattcccaaatttgaatatgtgacAAAGGacacgtaattttttttttcatgaagacaccaaGACCCAGATCCTTCTGGATTCAGCCCAGTAACTCACTCAATCCAGCGCCAAAATCAGGTCCGTTCTGAAAAAGtcagttttccaaaatcagtttggttcgaaGTCTTAAACACGttcgtttgatttgaaatttgagtatgttaaactaaaagaggttacaaacaacttttgtgaagaaaccattttaaaattagaacttcaagagttgataaaaacccctAGAATCCTAAAAGGTCACCAGTTCCAGCGAAAATTACAGTTCTGTTTGAAAATGGCGGAGCTAATATCTCCTGCTTCTGACTGcttaaaaatctttaaaaaaatatatgttatagctAAGGATTTTTAAAACATTTCTCTAGAAGATATAGGCTTCAGATTCGCAACCGATTTCAATctacaaaaattacaaacagCAAACGTCGAGGAACCTGTTCTGACGAACAGCTTCTGTTTTCACCCAAATCATCCCCAACGATGCAAATCTCCCTAATTTGACTAATATTAACCCATTataatactaatctaaccattaTAGATCATCACTAGTCTCTATTTAAGCCAACCTAAACCAATCTTAATCCTAATCAACCTCCTAAGcgagtttaggcactaatcaatggattaggagctaaactcacccgacAACAATTCCGACGACATGAGCGCGACGGTGGTGGCAAGGGCTACGCACGGTTACGTCCAAAATGTCACTGAGGCACTCGGCAAAAGTGGGTCTCGGCGGAGGTGGTTTTTGATTTGGCAAGAACGGCGGGTTGACGGCTCGCAGATGGGTGGTGCGGCTCTTCGGCAGTGGATGGCGGCTTGCGGACAGTGATGGCCCACGACCATGGTGCAAGATGGTGGCTGGCTTGGGGCAAAAACAGCAGCACACGGTGCTGTTTTGGAAgcaaaagcagaaaagaaactcaagagagagaaagagaaaaggaagaggggaGGGGGGTTGTCGAGAGGGAGGAAagggggaagaggagagagaaacaataaaataaagggGGAAGTTGAGGGAAATTGCAGAGAAATTGCAGCAGAAGAGTGGCGTAGGTGAGGGGGTGAAaaagtggggagagagagatacgTGGGGAGTAGGGCGGACGTTGGGGGAAGGAGAggaatgaggagagagagagaaaaataataataatattgttatcatttttttttttttttctttcaattttcgatttttcatccgataatttctttttccgaaaTTTCGGATGTCACACTTCAGCTAGCCAAAGGCGTATCATAGTCATTGCATCCTTATTCACCACCTCCCCTCTTGGTTCAACACGACAACCTTAGTCTGCTGCTTAAATTGCCAATACTTCTTGATGAATCTTGCTGCTGCCTTGCTGACAATGGAATTGCACGAGTACAAGGGCATCTTTGATCTCTTCTTTTGGAACCGTTCATCGTCTTTTACATCCGCAATAGGAACCCACATAATTTCGTTGTCTGACAAGGTCAAGTCCGAAATAAGCAGCATCACTTTCTTGTTCTGCAACTGCTCCACCTCAGCCTATAACACGCAGTGATCAAACCATGCTCTTATTATTGCACTTTGAATGCCTACAAACTATCTAGAAATTTCAAACGTAGTCAATTGTTGGTAAGTTGATATGCATTCCCTTCTCCTGACATTGGTATACCATAATGACAGGTAATCAAAGTCAGTGAAGATTATAGGGACTGAGAAGCTAACCGGTGTCTTCTTGAAACCTTGAGTAACTGTAGGTGAATCCTTCCCGTTGCAGAACAGTAGGGCCCAAAAACTCGGCAATGTCAGCATGAGAACTGTAAAGTTTTCTGATCTTCTTGTATAGAAGTTTCTCCTCTGCATAACGTGAATCACCTTAAAATTAAGTACTTATGTTTGATATATGGATCTGACGAAAATAATCTGCCCACACAAAAAGGAATCTGGAGAAGATGGACAACTTTTTTTTCGAGAACATCAATGATCTCACCGTTCTTTTGCACGAAAACTTCCACTTGCTTCTTGAAGgattcttgtttccttgttACCCGCACCGACAAGGTCGATAGATCTCGCCCTTGGAACCTGAAGTCATCAAGAAATAGGTTGAGCATTGAAGTAAaacagtgagagagagagagagagagagagcttgggaTTAATTCCAAGTCTAAGTCTGTTAATAGAGGAAGTTAAAAGCAAAGGCAAGGTATAACGTACTCATTGCCCCCGCTAATCATGCCACTGAACTCAACTGAGTAGCCAAGTACAAAGACAGTGATGTACTTAAAAGTctgatatgttgattgttgttgTGAATTCTCGGAAATCTCCAGAGTCATTCTCGACAATGCACCGGGTAAACTCCAAAGTGACCCTGATCAGATTACTGATCTCCAAAAAAGCCTTGCTTCGCTGTGTGTCGGAGGACTTACCAGTTGTATGTAACCCTCTCAACCTGGCCATCAAGCGTAAAAGTTCGTCCGATTCTTCAATTTGAGTGAGACGCCATTTTTCGGCATAATGCATCGTCAAAGCCAACAGTGTCAGCACGGCCCTGGCACCCCATGGAAAGGATGACAACTGGTCGAAAATCGATGCCAGTGTTTTGCCCACATTGTTGGTGTGTTGGGCTCTGCAAGTAATCTGTCAGGGAGTACATAGTTTTCGATATTAAATGTGGGAAGTAAAAAGATCGAGAGGAGTACGATAGCAAGGACAAAGAGTTTAATATATACATCCttggcttctttttcttttttgataggACGAACAATCTTAGCGTTGCACTAGAAAGTTTTACTTTACTATCAGTTGTTATCTAAGATAATTTTTAAGAAGACTAAAATAGTACGGATCTCCCGCATTTATATGCTTCCACTTTTAAGAGAGAATTGCCTCTGTTAATATGAAATTACCTGACAACACAGTTCAGTATTTGTGGATGAAATTTCTTTGGAAGGCAAGGTCAAGCTTTTGCTCTGAACATGGTTACCCTGAAAAGTCAATTCACTTGTGAGCCCTAACCATGAAATATTAGTGAACATAAAAGCATGTAAAAATTGTGTATCTTTATAAACTTTGGCTGGACAAGAGTAAAAAAGGAGATTGATTTGAGAAGCAAAGTCATTTTGCCCTGAAAAGCCATCAAGCGTTATAACCAACCAATTAATGGAGGAGTAAAAGGGAAAGACCATAGTATTTGCCATGAATTTCATGTTTTTGTGAGTAATATGTTGTGGTGATGCGACAAATTATCCACGGGCATCCATATACGTATAAGTATGTAATTCGTAATTCAGGGGCTTGAGCATAGAGGTTCAGCTACCAAAAAGCTTGTGGAATACCTTACTAGTCCCATGAACCAGTTAAGttcaagtttttgtattttactaaGAAATAAATTCACTACTAAgaagtaaatgaaaaaaaaaacactacaGCATGTAGTTCACTATACTTGTCCATTATTATACCTTTGGCTGAGTGTTCTCCGCAACGGCCGTAGCATGGTCCAGGATTTCCTCGATGATGGTCAAGTAATACTTGACATCAAAAGGTGCTGTGCTAGATGACGGCTCGCTCGTGACAACCTTCATGAGGTTGTCCTCGTTGTCAAGGAGGGCAAGTAAGTCGGTCATGAAGCTATTGTTGCCGGCCATTGTTGGGACGCagggaaaagggaagaagaacgagTGAAGCAGAGAAAGTTCAGGGTTTCAAGGGAGTGAATGAAGTGAAGAAGGATGGCTTGTGTGGAGCAAACTGCAGGTCCCTGGTGACCTATTTTAATGCTCCAAGGCTGCAAC
The nucleotide sequence above comes from Eucalyptus grandis isolate ANBG69807.140 chromosome 2, ASM1654582v1, whole genome shotgun sequence. Encoded proteins:
- the LOC108954433 gene encoding uncharacterized protein LOC108954433 → MAGNNSFMTDLLALLDNEDNLMKVVTSEPSSSTAPFDVKYYLTIIEEILDHATAVAENTQPKGNHVQSKSLTLPSKEISSTNTELCCQITCRAQHTNNVGKTLASIFDQLSSFPWGARAVLTLLALTMHYAEKWRLTQIEESDELLRLMARLRGLHTTGKSSDTQRSKAFLEISNLIRVTLEFTRFQGRDLSTLSVRVTRKQESFKKQVEVFVQKNGEIIDRRNFYTRRSENFTVLMLTLPSFWALLFCNGKDSPTVTQGFKKTPAEVEQLQNKKVMLLISDLTLSDNEIMWVPIADVKDDERFQKKRSKMPLYSCNSIVSKAAARFIKKYWQFKQQTKHRVLLFLPQASHHLAPWSWAITVRKPPSTAEEPHHPSASRQPAVLAKSKTTSAETHFCRVPQ